CCACCATGCATGACCTGTCTCTTGTTCCCCATCAGGCCCACAGCTCTGCCACGTCTACCTGGCAGGTGATGTTCCAGCACGATGGGCAGCAGCTGACTCCCATGTCCCCCTCAGAGGCTCGGGAGCTGGGCTACGTGTTCTACCTCACCCAGGGGAGRCTGGTGTTCCGTTCACCCTACACGCCAAGCTCTGTCATGGGGTCTGTCACCATGGTGAGGATTTAAATGGATGCAGTTATCTTGGGTATGTCTCAATGGTAGCATGAGGCTTTCCCATCTCAAATTACATTAAATGCCTTGATGGGTAGGGTCATGCTTTCCTGTAGGATCTCTTAAAATATAACTTGTTTAGGCTGGAATACTGGATTTATTTACATWRCTKWWMAGYTATCTTCATRCTGTATTGTTGGCAGGTAMCAAATCATTATCTAATTCCAGGTGAATGGTATGTTGGTTGAGATGGTCTATCCAATACTGGTCTCCAGGCAGAGATGGTTGGTCATCATGGTGAACTTGGCGGTTGCTTGCAGCACTGGTAAGTTTCCGTGACATATCAGCCCTGACCATTCAAGGTTCAAAGGACTGGATGGGCTAAAGCAATAGTGATCGCTCAATCTGACTATTTTCACCTATAAAGTAATTTCGGATAACTGCACTGATTGATCACTAAACCAGGAAGTGTTCATCAGYCTTAAAGCGTCTATGTATAACCTCTTTCCAGATGAAGGAATGTATGATGGGGTGGGGCTGGTCTGGCAGACCCCCACTCTGCTGTCCCCGCTGGTCTCTGGCCTCTCTGGGTTGGAGAGCAGCAAKATCTCAATGGGGGTGGATGGTCAGCTCCTGAATGAGCCCATCACAGCAGAGCGAGGCTACAGCATGGACATCAGTGACACCACTGTCCAGATCAGTATCCCCTTCAACGCTGCCGGAGGATACAGAAAAGTCAGTAGCATGCAGACGTTTACCTTGTATTCTGAAGCTGCAAWTGGCTTCAGTCGCTCATGTCCGCTGTACACCTTGAATATTCTACTTTGTACCCTATAACCTAATGGCAGATGCTTCATAACKGTTTCAAMTCTTCcagagctttgtgatggacaACATGTACCATGAGTTCTATGTGTTCCGTCTCTACTATGAACAAACCTTTCTTGATGACTCTGGTGCYGAGACCAGACTCCGCCTCCACAGGCCCATGAGCACACCCCTTCTGATCCAGCACACCTCCATCATTAACCGTAAGGAGTTCTACTAGCCAATCCGAAGTGGCTCTTCAGTGCCATGGTCATGATTGCTAATGACCCTGTTGTCCTTCCCCACCACAGAAACAGTCCTTGAGGATCGTGTGTTTACTGTTTACCTGGGGAACCTCTCCTACGATGTTGACCTGGTGGCTGTGAAGCTCAATGGTCACAACTTCATCATACGAGAGGCGAATAAAAGTGGCCTCGTCATAACCATGGTCCCCCAGCCCAATAGTACCCTACATGCCTACRTTCTCAGGGTGCCATTTGAYGCCGTTATTCACAAGCTGGTAATGATATTAGCTACTTGTCTCGGCTTTTCCTCAACATTGGAGTACAGGGGGTTCCTCGCCTCWACTTTCTCCAATGGTTTTAAGAGGTGAATTGGAAGGCTTGTGCTGTTTCTTAATGAGTTGTGTTCCTGTCCATAGTACCCTACAGRGGGGCTTCTTGAGTACTCGTTGGACATCAACTACACKTTGGTCATCCTGCCTCAGGAGGAGCCCTACTACTACCTGGCCTCAGTCGTGGCKCAGTTCAATGATGTCTGTAAGTTGACTAAAACCTTCAACTATAAGAGACCTGGGCTGCACRATGGTATTCCTAGTCTTCTGGTTCAGATGAYGCAGCCCAGCAACCAACCACTACACTTCCCCATGTTTACCCCTAACGTCATCTTGTCACTATTGACTAAACTATTTGGCTTTCCTTCTCATCAGTTCCTCCGGTCTTCAAAGGCATCTGCAACGAGAAAAGCATCCGTTTCCAGATGGACCATAAGCCATTTGACTACCTGTGGGAGGTGGGTGTTGGCCCATACCTTCTGACCCCAAATCTGGCAGCCAAGCGGGGATACATTATGCGGAATGACAGCAAGAGTCTGACCCTGGAAGTGCCCCTCTTCACTGTTGGCTACACTTATAAGGTGAGATGCTCATTGGTCAAGCGCTTAAACTGACTTGTCGTTGGGTAAAGTAGGagttataattttaaaatgtacctGCTCTTTTTTTCCCCAGGACATCAATTTGAAGCAGTTCCGTGGCACTTTTGAAATTCTCTCAAGGGTTCCAAAGACCTTGGCGGTCAAGAGCTCCTTGGCCAAAGCGTGTCTCTTCCAGACTACTGAGGTCATAGGTAAYTACTAGTYKGTCATATATTGACCTGCAGCTTCGATTGCTTTTGCCTGGTGAYGCTTTTATAGGATTGATYAGCACTAACAGGCCTTCCTCTCTCCAGTGTGTTCCACTGAAGGTGTGATGACAGTGGTGTCTGTGATTTTGGCCATCCCTGGATCTGAACCCAGCAGAACCTCCCTCCTGGACTCCACCTGCAGGCCCCAAGAGATGGATGACACCAGGGTTCTCTTTAGCTTTAGACTCGACACCTGTGGAACCAGGGTCAAGGTATAGCACTGTCCAACCCATAGAATTAGTCATACCTGCAATCAGGTGTCTGGCTCTACGAGTGATCGGTATTTAAAATTAAAGTTCCAACGGTCTTCAATCTTAACCAATAACAATCTTGATAAATTTGTCAGCTGCGGGTTTTAGTTCTGGGTCCAGTTCTGGATTTTTGGTTTGAAGCCTCCACTCTTACCAAAGGACTCAGCTGAAGCCCTCATTTAACTTAAATTGTTTAAGCACAACCTTTGCCCCATATCCTAATCTGGCCAAATAATTTGAACACCAGAATAACCCATCTAGTTATACTACATGTGCAGAATCGGTCCAAGTGATGAGTGTGCCTGTAACTCGGTGTTCCCAAACTTTATTCTAGGGCCCCTgggacttttttttattttttttacttatgtGCTACACAGCTTATTCAAAGCTTGCTGAGTTGGTATTTTAATCTGTGTAATGCCAGGGCAAAGTATgtgccccaggactgagtttggggaaACCCTGGTTTAGCTCAAGAACTTTCAGCATACAGGCCAACTATTTAGACTTAAACTGTCTTGATTTCTCATGAGGCCTGACAAGAATGAACCGTAAGCGTTTAGACATGGCTTTCAACAGGTTAATGGTTGACTTATTAAATTCGGGTTTGTTTTGACCTCTTGTGTTGCAGTTTGATTACCAGCACCTTACCTACGAAAATGAGATAACCGTTGAGCACACAAGCCAATCTGTGGTAGCACCAGTCTCAACCAGGTACACTGCCATTGTGTACATGACTTCACTAATAATATACTGTCTCATTGGTTCAAACACAAGTACAATAAATATTCATCAGTCAATAACTCTCACTACAGGCTCTTGTGGCTTTAATGTACACTGTTCAATTGTTTTCTCGTTAGGTTAACAGTGCGGTGTGTCTATCCACTGAGTGGCCTATACAAGCTGTTTGCGTATCGGCGGTTTGAAGCAGACTCACCAGGACATGGCACCATCTTGACTAGAGTTCCTGTAAAGTGAGTGTTCAATACTTCGTCATGCATCTAAAAAGTGGAGATACTTACTCCTGACTCTGTCCACAAATTATTTCAGCCCACCATTATACCTCAAACAGGAGGTACTCCTGGGAGAAATGCCTGCATTATAATGCTAAGCTGGCATTTGAACCATTTGGCCCACAAGTCACGCAACAATTTTATGACATACAATGACTACTAGTATGGTGTTACATTTCAAACTGAGCtaactttttttccccctctctccgtaGGAACTAATGAAGTGACTGAATGTTAAGAGTATTGAGTGTAAATGTCTTAAATAAAATCTTGCAAGTCTCTAGCTTGTCCTGATGTGGCTTCATTCAGTTTGGATTATACCCCAAGTGAATACTAATTAATTAACACTTTAAAGCTCTATTAACATTGGCACTGAAGTCAACCCTGGGTGGGCTAACTCAAATGCTATTTCCATTGCCTCCAGAAATAAGATTGCCATGATGCTACCTTAGGTAGCCAATATGTGACGAGCTGGCGTCACTAAtgtagctagcaagaggttgacTTGCATAATTTACCATGTTAGAACTTTACCCCATACTCCTGCTAGTGTGACTCAGTGAACATTAGCAAGCTAAATAGATGATCTAACTAAATGGTTAGTGTTGCTAGCTTAATTCCTTGCTTGCCATGGCATTCACCAACTAGAAACCAGACAGATTTGATATGCTCTGGCTAGTTTTCAATATGACCTGGTAAATGAATTCCTGCGATCTCCTAACTCTGACTTGCTAGCATTCAAGGGCTGACTGCTCTGTTTTGTatagttaaaacattttattaaggATGGATTTATGGTGGTAATTCCYCATGTATGACTACTGCTTTTCCATGCACWAGCTAACCTTTGTCRGTGTCTAGCAGTGATYAGCTTGATGGTTGTGTAAAGTCAAAGCCCTAAATCTAATCAAGCTGGCACCAATTAAACTGGGCTGCGCTGGCCCAGGTTTCCCTTGACCCAGCTTGAAGTTGASAATTCTATTGGAGCCAGCTATTTGGCCCTTTAAATGCCAGTGGAAACTGGGGTTAAGTTGACTGGTAAAATGCCTTGTAGTGTAATGAATTGGGAGACTATGACAAAGTGTCTCAAAGATCCTACATTACAGAAATGGTTATGAAATTAATTGATCACTGCCCCTGTAAAAACCCATTTCCTTTTAAAAGGGGTAATTAAACAGGTGGGCACCCCACCATTCAAATTCTAACAGGACTCTTATGGTACCACAGCAACCAACCTGGACTGGGGTAGATGTAActgacttgggggggggggggactgcaaGTTATAACCAGGCTTTTCCTTTTATCTCTAGTCCCAACAGTTCTGTTTCTTTAGGGTGTTTGTGGGCTACAGCCACACAGTAGCCTGAACACCA
This portion of the Salvelinus sp. IW2-2015 unplaced genomic scaffold, ASM291031v2 Un_scaffold6680, whole genome shotgun sequence genome encodes:
- the LOC112079005 gene encoding uncharacterized protein; amino-acid sequence: MAFGCWLGVFVLLSVWPSVRCSDLPRGAIETVCRDRYLLVTTQLSFAGNEPRFEAVDADGIHPITKQYGSECGYMFSILPLPGHAELRASYFSCHTDNQDDEVFTFSFNLITIDVNGVETTYTVTANCSLPLPWSTREVSCEENYMEVSVRGDVSGLPGTKADDWTAALATAHSSATSTWQVMFQHDGQQLTPMSPSEARELGYVFYLTQGRLVFRSPYTPSSVMGSVTMVNGMLVEMVYPILVSRQRWLVIMVNLAVACSTDEGMYDGVGLVWQTPTLLSPLVSGLSGLESSXISMGVDGQLLNEPITAERGYSMDISDTTVQISIPFNAAGGYRKSFVMDNMYHEFYVFRLYYEQTFLDDSGAETRLRLHRPMSTPLLIQHTSIINQTVLEDRVFTVYLGNLSYDVDLVAVKLNGHNFIIREANKSGLVITMVPQPNSTLHAYXLRVPFDAVIHKLYPTXGLLEYSLDINYTLVILPQEEPYYYLASVVAQFNDVFPPVFKGICNEKSIRFQMDHKPFDYLWEVGVGPYLLTPNLAAKRGYIMRNDSKSLTLEVPLFTVGYTYKDINLKQFRGTFEILSRVPKTLAVKSSLAKACLFQTTEVIVCSTEGVMTVVSVILAIPGSEPSRTSLLDSTCRPQEMDDTRVLFSFRLDTCGTRVKFDYQHLTYENEITVEHTSQSVVAPVSTRLTVRCVYPLSGLYKLFAYRRFEADSPGHGTILTRVPVKN